One window of Aliarcobacter lanthieri genomic DNA carries:
- a CDS encoding lytic transglycosylase domain-containing protein, whose amino-acid sequence MQKDFKVTIDWLENKPKSSAKDFFILQYLENEELTYEEAKKAYDMRNGRNALLDRAFKKKFNAKLSSEDRFCYNASIEELKNSDSKCIALGLASLKKASDLSKNDLNFFISKLDPYPTQKRDLQILVSQNPFEELKSSNVDRFLRVFFDVSDNFRNKYLNKTLDKEFLNNISSHKDFEKFLRTVIYNKNLKTLQKSFDNLNTNKTLTAELQFVLGINAINHNNLLAAKDFFLNSNNIANLREDKDKALFWLYLVTKDNKYLDEISKSLDANLYSLYAKELLGIKVDNIVHKIDLKNEPTAYDIYDVFSWLEVNQDSRKNLDEQKMINYYNLFSDNSTEPHLAFILERYNKFRVQYFITPYEDIIKKYGIYKEILIYSIARQESRFIPSSISFSGAMGIMQIMPFLSKDIAKKLNEDYNIYEQFLPQKNIEYASFHLDSLIKQFDGNPLLIAYAYNGGAGYTRTQLKRGLFKDKNQFEPFLSMEMISYKETREYGKKVLTNFYIYNNYLNSENKISLSSIFQSLTWHH is encoded by the coding sequence ATGCAAAAAGATTTTAAAGTAACTATTGATTGGCTAGAAAATAAACCAAAATCCTCAGCAAAAGATTTTTTTATTCTACAATACCTAGAAAATGAAGAATTAACTTATGAAGAAGCAAAAAAAGCCTATGATATGAGAAATGGAAGAAATGCACTACTTGATAGAGCATTTAAGAAAAAATTTAATGCTAAATTATCAAGTGAAGATAGATTTTGTTACAATGCTTCAATAGAAGAACTTAAAAATTCTGATTCAAAATGTATAGCACTAGGACTTGCATCATTAAAAAAAGCTTCTGATTTATCAAAAAATGATTTAAACTTTTTTATATCAAAACTTGACCCCTACCCTACACAAAAAAGAGATTTACAAATTTTAGTGTCTCAAAATCCTTTTGAAGAATTAAAAAGTTCAAATGTAGATAGATTTTTAAGAGTCTTTTTTGATGTAAGTGATAATTTTAGAAATAAATATTTAAATAAAACATTAGATAAGGAGTTTTTAAATAATATAAGTTCACATAAAGATTTTGAAAAATTTTTAAGAACAGTTATTTACAATAAGAATTTAAAAACTTTACAAAAATCTTTTGATAATTTGAACACCAATAAAACTTTAACAGCTGAATTACAATTTGTTTTAGGAATAAATGCAATAAATCATAATAATTTATTAGCAGCAAAAGATTTCTTTTTAAATTCAAATAATATAGCCAATTTACGAGAAGATAAAGATAAAGCACTATTTTGGTTATATTTAGTGACAAAAGACAATAAATATTTAGATGAAATATCAAAAAGTTTAGATGCAAATTTATACTCTTTATATGCAAAAGAACTTTTAGGTATAAAAGTTGATAATATTGTTCATAAGATTGATTTAAAGAATGAACCTACTGCTTATGATATTTACGATGTTTTTTCTTGGCTTGAAGTAAATCAAGATAGTAGAAAAAATCTTGATGAACAAAAAATGATAAATTATTACAATCTTTTTAGTGATAATTCAACAGAACCTCATTTAGCATTCATTCTAGAAAGATATAATAAATTTAGGGTTCAATATTTTATAACTCCATATGAAGATATAATTAAAAAATATGGTATATACAAAGAGATTTTAATATACTCTATTGCAAGACAAGAAAGTCGATTTATTCCATCTTCAATATCATTTTCTGGAGCAATGGGAATTATGCAAATCATGCCTTTTTTATCAAAAGATATAGCAAAAAAACTAAATGAAGATTATAATATCTATGAACAATTTCTTCCACAAAAAAATATAGAGTATGCAAGTTTTCATCTTGATAGTTTAATTAAACAATTTGATGGAAATCCACTATTAATAGCTTATGCATATAATGGTGGAGCAGGATATACTAGAACACAGTTAAAAAGAGGTTTATTTAAAGACAAAAACCAATTTGAACCATTTTTAAGTATGGAAATGATTTCATATAAAGAGACTAGAGAATATGGAAAAAAAGTTTTAACAAACTTCTATATTTATAATAATTACTTAAATAGTGAAAATAAAATTTCACTATCTAGTATTTTTCAAAGCTTAACGTGGCATCATTAG
- the mobB gene encoding molybdopterin-guanine dinucleotide biosynthesis protein B — protein sequence MNNKRLVVAFSGPSNSGKTTAIVKVASILQDSGFKVCIIKHDPKDKAMFDREGKDSFKFSQTGADVAVVSPNKTTIFKKTTSSIDELIEIFDDFDYLFVEGLKTLELPRISIFRTKLDESYFSVTDALAIDETINKKDIPKSLDILDLNDPIKIIEWIDKNARRV from the coding sequence ATGAATAATAAAAGATTAGTAGTAGCATTTTCAGGTCCATCAAATAGTGGTAAAACAACTGCCATAGTAAAAGTTGCTAGTATTTTACAAGATAGCGGCTTTAAAGTATGTATAATTAAGCATGATCCAAAAGACAAAGCAATGTTTGATAGAGAGGGAAAAGACTCTTTTAAATTTTCTCAAACTGGTGCAGATGTTGCTGTTGTAAGTCCAAACAAAACAACAATTTTTAAAAAAACAACTTCATCAATAGATGAATTAATAGAAATTTTTGATGATTTTGACTATTTATTTGTTGAAGGTTTAAAAACTTTAGAATTACCAAGAATTTCTATCTTTAGAACAAAACTTGATGAGAGTTATTTTAGTGTAACAGATGCATTGGCAATTGATGAAACAATAAATAAAAAAGATATTCCTAAGAGTTTAGATATTTTAGATTTAAATGATCCAATTAAAATTATTGAATGGATAGATAAAAATGCAAGAAGGGTATAA
- a CDS encoding class 1 fructose-bisphosphatase: protein MQEIIKAIEESAKKIKVLIETGDTGKSEFENSTGDTQLKLDIESDKIIEDIFAKIPTIKAIVSEEQDEIKKINENGKYLIAYDPLDGSSLVDVNLSVGSIFGIYENEFNAKNIIASVYVVFGPRVEMVVTTNEVKMYRLLNNEFKFIQNIKLNEKGKLNAPGSTQNCWTTFHKQLIDDIFNDGYRLRYSGGMVPDLHQILLKGGGLFSYPATSDRPKGKLRQLFEVFPFALTFEKAGGKAINGKKRVLEISTTHIHDTTACFFGSNTEINRVLEVYSKNA, encoded by the coding sequence ATGCAAGAAATAATCAAAGCAATTGAAGAGAGTGCTAAAAAAATTAAGGTTTTAATAGAAACTGGGGATACTGGGAAAAGTGAATTTGAAAATTCAACTGGAGATACACAGTTAAAATTGGATATTGAAAGTGATAAAATAATAGAAGATATTTTTGCAAAAATACCAACTATAAAAGCAATAGTTAGTGAAGAACAAGATGAAATAAAAAAAATAAATGAAAATGGAAAATATTTAATAGCATATGATCCACTTGATGGTTCATCTTTAGTTGATGTAAATTTATCTGTTGGTTCAATATTTGGAATTTATGAAAATGAGTTTAATGCAAAAAATATCATAGCTTCTGTTTATGTAGTATTTGGTCCAAGAGTTGAGATGGTTGTAACAACAAATGAAGTAAAAATGTATAGATTACTAAATAATGAATTTAAATTTATACAAAATATAAAACTTAATGAAAAAGGTAAATTAAATGCACCTGGTTCTACTCAAAACTGCTGGACAACTTTTCATAAACAACTAATTGATGATATTTTTAATGATGGATATAGATTAAGATATAGTGGGGGAATGGTTCCTGATTTACACCAAATTTTATTAAAAGGTGGAGGTCTTTTTTCATATCCAGCAACAAGTGATAGACCAAAAGGGAAACTAAGACAATTATTTGAAGTATTTCCTTTTGCTCTAACTTTTGAAAAAGCTGGAGGAAAAGCAATAAATGGTAAAAAACGAGTTTTAGAGATTTCTACAACTCATATTCATGATACAACAGCTTGTTTTTTTGGTTCAAATACTGAAATAAATAGAGTTTTAGAAGTTTATAGTAAAAATGCCTGA
- the metG gene encoding methionine--tRNA ligase: MQENCKNVYITTPIYYVNDVAHIGHAYTTIIADMLARYSRLSGLNTFLLTGTDEHGQKIAQSAEARGKTPKEYADEISGKFRALWDDFDITYDKFIRTTDEEHKIGVQKAFDEMYKKGDIYKGEYEGFYCVPCETFFPESQLVDGQFCPECGRSTVVVKEESYFFKLSEYENKLLKWYEENENCILPRAKKNEIVNFVKNGLKDLSISRTSFDWGIKLPESMNEPKHVMYVWLDALLNYTTALGYGTDEKNMNFWPANIHLVGKDILRFHAIYWPAFLMSLGLPLPKHIAAHGWWTRDGEKMSKSKGNVVNPKEVADAYGLDAFRYFLLREVPFGQDGDFSQKALIDRINSDLGNDLGNLLNRIMGMSGKYFDYNVTSKDVEKFHKKELDEVNSIIDTLESYIFNMQINKYLEEIWKILTIANKAINDYEPWNLIKDGKNDEAMALVALITNIMAKVALLLDSVMPHKIKNIASCLGIEISTKNYNKLILNKELLDDVKITKIDALFPRVEDILLEQPNVSDVSKSEIENKPKNEKIIEDDNLITIDKFFETTIKVGTIVEAIEVPKSAKLLKLQVDLGEGRNRQILAGIKEFYKPEDLVGTQACVVANLKPAKLMGMLSEGMLLAAKDEDGLCLIRPEKQKKSGTKIS, encoded by the coding sequence ATGCAAGAGAATTGTAAAAATGTTTATATTACAACTCCAATATATTATGTAAATGATGTGGCTCATATAGGACATGCTTATACAACAATAATAGCTGATATGTTAGCTAGATATTCAAGATTATCAGGATTAAATACTTTCCTTTTAACTGGAACTGATGAACACGGACAAAAAATTGCTCAAAGTGCAGAAGCTAGAGGAAAAACTCCTAAAGAGTATGCAGATGAAATATCTGGAAAATTTAGAGCCTTATGGGATGATTTTGATATAACTTATGATAAATTCATAAGAACAACAGATGAAGAACATAAAATAGGTGTTCAAAAAGCATTTGATGAAATGTACAAAAAAGGTGATATTTATAAAGGAGAATATGAAGGTTTTTATTGTGTTCCTTGTGAAACTTTTTTCCCAGAATCTCAACTAGTAGATGGTCAATTTTGTCCTGAATGTGGTAGATCAACAGTTGTAGTAAAAGAAGAAAGCTATTTTTTCAAACTATCTGAATATGAAAACAAACTTTTAAAATGGTATGAAGAGAATGAAAATTGTATTTTACCAAGAGCTAAAAAGAATGAAATTGTAAATTTTGTAAAAAATGGATTAAAAGATTTATCTATTTCAAGAACTTCATTTGATTGGGGTATTAAATTACCAGAATCTATGAATGAACCAAAGCATGTTATGTACGTTTGGCTCGATGCACTTTTAAACTATACAACAGCTTTAGGTTATGGAACTGATGAGAAAAATATGAATTTTTGGCCTGCAAATATTCATTTAGTAGGAAAAGATATTTTAAGATTTCATGCAATCTATTGGCCAGCATTTTTAATGAGTTTAGGTTTACCTTTACCAAAGCATATAGCTGCTCATGGTTGGTGGACTAGAGATGGTGAAAAAATGAGCAAATCAAAAGGAAATGTTGTAAATCCAAAAGAAGTAGCTGATGCTTATGGTCTTGATGCATTTAGATATTTTCTTTTAAGAGAGGTTCCTTTTGGTCAAGATGGAGACTTTTCACAAAAAGCTTTAATAGATAGAATAAATTCTGATTTAGGAAATGATTTAGGAAATTTATTAAATAGAATTATGGGTATGAGTGGAAAATATTTTGACTATAATGTAACTTCTAAAGATGTAGAAAAATTCCATAAAAAAGAATTAGATGAAGTAAATAGTATAATTGATACCCTTGAAAGCTATATTTTTAATATGCAAATAAATAAATATTTAGAAGAGATTTGGAAAATATTAACTATTGCAAATAAAGCTATAAATGACTATGAACCTTGGAATTTAATAAAAGATGGAAAAAATGATGAAGCTATGGCACTTGTAGCTTTAATCACGAATATTATGGCAAAAGTTGCTCTATTACTTGATAGTGTAATGCCACATAAAATAAAAAATATTGCTTCTTGTTTAGGAATTGAAATATCAACGAAAAATTATAATAAATTAATTTTAAATAAAGAACTTTTAGATGATGTAAAAATTACAAAAATAGATGCTCTATTCCCAAGAGTTGAAGATATATTACTAGAACAACCAAATGTTAGTGATGTATCAAAAAGTGAAATTGAAAATAAACCAAAAAATGAAAAAATAATTGAAGATGATAATCTTATTACTATTGATAAATTCTTTGAAACTACTATAAAAGTAGGAACTATTGTTGAAGCTATTGAAGTTCCAAAATCTGCAAAACTTTTAAAATTACAAGTTGATTTAGGAGAAGGAAGAAATAGACAAATTTTAGCTGGGATAAAAGAGTTTTATAAACCAGAGGATTTAGTAGGAACTCAAGCTTGTGTTGTTGCAAATTTAAAACCAGCAAAACTCATGGGAATGCTAAGTGAAGGAATGCTTTTAGCAGCAAAAGATGAAGATGGACTATGCCTTATTCGTCCAGAAAAACAAAAAAAATCTGGAACAAAAATAAGCTAG
- a CDS encoding S24 family peptidase: protein MFMVEEIINKLKTIISTDEKNKKVFDKDVAKSLELSQANFATMKNRGKIPYSNILNFCAKRKISINWLLFNQNPDSLIDSTDRYWIKYYPSVSVSAGGGAYENEDEFESLELPGYFVNMLGGKENLKNIDAINVVGDSMEPTLNSDNIIFIDKTKNNISRDGIYAFTTIHGLFVKRIQKRVDGKLDIISDNKDYPLQILNKEDLDILGKVISSFGLIY from the coding sequence ATGTTTATGGTAGAAGAAATTATAAATAAATTAAAAACTATAATAAGTACAGATGAAAAGAATAAAAAAGTTTTTGACAAAGATGTAGCTAAATCATTAGAATTATCTCAAGCTAATTTTGCAACTATGAAAAATAGAGGTAAAATACCATATTCAAATATTTTAAATTTTTGTGCAAAAAGAAAAATATCTATAAATTGGCTTTTATTTAATCAAAATCCAGATTCCTTGATAGATAGTACAGATAGGTATTGGATTAAATATTATCCTAGTGTTAGTGTTAGTGCTGGTGGAGGAGCTTATGAAAATGAAGATGAATTTGAGTCTTTAGAGCTACCTGGTTATTTTGTTAATATGCTTGGTGGAAAAGAAAATCTAAAAAATATTGATGCTATAAATGTAGTTGGGGATTCAATGGAACCTACACTAAATAGTGATAATATTATATTTATTGATAAAACAAAAAATAATATTTCAAGAGATGGAATCTATGCTTTTACTACCATACATGGACTTTTTGTAAAAAGAATTCAAAAGAGAGTAGATGGAAAACTTGATATTATTTCAGATAATAAAGATTACCCTCTTCAAATTCTAAATAAAGAAGACCTTGATATTTTAGGTAAAGTTATAAGTTCTTTTGGGCTTATTTATTAA
- a CDS encoding biotin/lipoyl-containing protein: MANYTVIVDGQKFNVTVEDGIVDNIQVAQPVIQEVPTTQTPVAKPVFNGTEVAALVNGNVWKILVKEGDRVEKDQQLIILEAMKMEIDITAPVAGIVSKILVETSSYVDEGQTLAVIA, encoded by the coding sequence ATGGCAAATTATACAGTAATAGTTGATGGACAAAAATTCAATGTAACAGTAGAAGATGGTATTGTAGATAATATTCAAGTGGCACAACCAGTAATACAAGAAGTACCTACTACACAAACACCTGTAGCAAAACCAGTATTTAATGGAACAGAAGTAGCAGCATTAGTAAATGGTAATGTTTGGAAAATACTTGTAAAAGAAGGTGATAGAGTAGAAAAAGATCAACAACTTATAATCTTGGAAGCAATGAAGATGGAAATAGATATAACTGCACCAGTTGCTGGAATAGTATCAAAAATATTAGTTGAAACATCATCTTATGTTGATGAAGGTCAAACTTTAGCAGTTATTGCTTAA
- the pckA gene encoding phosphoenolpyruvate carboxykinase (ATP) has product MSNIKDSLGLENVGTVFRNSDIDFLIDFAVKNEGAKISSTGALMIDTGIFTGRSPKDKFFVNQDPSNKYIAWGDINRKVSKEVYEDLFTLSKKQLSNKDIFVTDVYCGSSLDSRRAVRFITEVAWQAHFIQNMFILPTKEELENFKPEFTVYNACKTVDMSYVSHGLHSEVYVIFNVEDNTSIIGGTWYAGEMKKGVFSMMNYWLPLEGKLPMHCSANIGKDGDTALFFGLSGTGKTTLSTDPNRALIGDDEHGWDDHGVFNFEGGCYAKVINLDKDSEPEIFNAIKKGAILENVVADDNGLVDYSDKSKTENTRVSYPIEHIENHAPTMRGNHPKNIIFLCADAFGVLPPVAKLNKQQAMYYFLSGYTAKVAGTERGITEPIATFSSCFGEAFLPLNPTVYAELLGKKIDKHNVNVFLVNTGWTGGPYGIGKRMSIKNTRACINAILDGSINESEFQNMTIFNLQIPKTLKGVDTHVLTPRYTWSDPLEYDKAKKQLAEMYIENFKKYLTLESEYDFTAAGPQL; this is encoded by the coding sequence ATGTCTAATATCAAAGACTCATTAGGTTTGGAAAACGTTGGTACTGTATTTAGAAATTCGGATATTGACTTTTTAATCGATTTTGCAGTTAAAAATGAAGGTGCGAAGATATCTTCAACAGGTGCTTTAATGATTGATACAGGAATTTTCACAGGAAGAAGTCCTAAAGATAAATTCTTTGTTAATCAAGACCCTTCAAATAAATATATTGCTTGGGGAGACATAAATCGAAAAGTTTCAAAAGAGGTTTATGAAGATTTATTTACACTTTCAAAAAAACAACTAAGTAACAAAGATATTTTTGTAACAGATGTTTACTGTGGATCTTCACTAGATTCAAGAAGAGCAGTTAGATTTATAACTGAAGTTGCTTGGCAAGCTCATTTTATTCAAAATATGTTTATATTACCAACAAAAGAAGAATTAGAAAACTTTAAACCTGAGTTTACAGTTTATAATGCTTGTAAAACTGTTGATATGTCTTATGTGAGTCATGGATTACACTCTGAAGTATATGTAATATTCAATGTTGAAGATAATACTTCTATTATTGGTGGAACATGGTATGCTGGTGAAATGAAAAAAGGTGTATTCTCTATGATGAATTACTGGCTTCCACTTGAAGGAAAACTACCAATGCACTGTTCTGCAAACATCGGTAAAGATGGAGACACTGCATTATTCTTTGGTTTAAGTGGTACAGGAAAAACTACACTTTCAACAGATCCAAATAGAGCATTAATTGGAGATGATGAGCATGGTTGGGATGATCATGGAGTTTTCAACTTTGAAGGTGGTTGTTATGCAAAAGTAATTAATCTTGATAAAGATAGTGAACCTGAAATTTTTAATGCCATTAAAAAAGGTGCTATATTAGAAAATGTAGTTGCTGATGACAATGGCTTAGTTGATTATAGTGATAAATCAAAAACTGAAAACACAAGAGTTTCTTATCCAATTGAACATATAGAAAATCACGCTCCTACTATGAGAGGAAATCACCCAAAAAATATTATCTTTTTATGTGCTGATGCATTTGGAGTTTTACCACCAGTTGCAAAACTAAATAAGCAGCAAGCAATGTACTATTTCTTAAGTGGATATACAGCAAAAGTTGCTGGAACTGAAAGAGGAATAACTGAGCCAATAGCTACATTCTCATCTTGTTTTGGAGAAGCATTTTTACCTTTAAATCCAACAGTTTATGCTGAACTGTTAGGTAAAAAAATAGATAAACACAATGTAAATGTATTCTTAGTAAATACTGGATGGACGGGTGGTCCTTATGGTATTGGAAAAAGAATGAGTATTAAAAATACAAGAGCTTGTATTAATGCTATTTTAGATGGTTCTATAAATGAATCAGAATTCCAAAATATGACAATATTTAACTTACAAATCCCAAAAACATTAAAAGGTGTAGATACTCATGTATTAACTCCTAGATATACTTGGTCAGATCCTTTAGAGTATGATAAAGCAAAAAAACAATTAGCAGAAATGTATATTGAAAACTTTAAAAAATATCTAACTTTAGAAAGTGAATATGACTTTACTGCAGCTGGTCCTCAACTGTAA
- a CDS encoding bifunctional 3,4-dihydroxy-2-butanone 4-phosphate synthase/GTP cyclohydrolase II → MNAIQRVQEAIKEIQKGNMVIMLDDEDRENEGDLVYSAALSTPELVNFMVTHARGLVCVSVTTDTAKRLDLNPMVTSNTSSYETAFTISVDAASAATGISAIERDDTIKILANPISKADELVRPGHIFPLIAKEGGVLVRTGHTEGSVDLCKLAGLKGEAVICEILKDDGTMARRDDLDIFAQKHNLKQIYISDLVEYRLANDKLVSEISSMKTKFFSQEVIKKEFKDHIGNIHTAIIFGNLNEINHVKFHTIRPDIKIFLNDNKLSSMLKTINFLQSKGGVLIFLDSQGKNKELEKNYGIGAQILNTLNIKKVKLMTSGGKHLFVGLQGFGLEIVEEIQIEE, encoded by the coding sequence ATGAATGCAATACAAAGAGTACAAGAAGCAATAAAAGAGATTCAAAAAGGTAATATGGTAATTATGCTTGATGATGAAGATAGAGAAAATGAAGGTGATTTAGTATATTCAGCAGCCTTAAGCACACCTGAACTTGTAAATTTTATGGTAACACATGCTAGAGGTTTAGTATGTGTATCTGTTACAACTGATACAGCAAAAAGACTTGATTTAAATCCTATGGTTACATCAAATACATCATCTTATGAGACAGCTTTTACAATATCTGTTGATGCTGCAAGTGCCGCAACAGGAATTAGTGCAATAGAAAGAGATGATACTATTAAAATATTAGCTAATCCTATTTCAAAAGCAGATGAGTTAGTTAGACCAGGACATATTTTCCCCCTTATTGCTAAAGAAGGAGGGGTTTTAGTAAGAACAGGACATACTGAAGGAAGTGTTGATTTATGTAAATTGGCTGGATTAAAAGGTGAAGCAGTTATTTGTGAAATTTTAAAAGATGATGGAACAATGGCTAGACGTGATGATTTGGATATATTTGCACAAAAACACAACTTAAAACAGATATATATATCTGATTTAGTTGAGTACAGACTTGCAAATGATAAACTTGTTAGTGAAATATCAAGTATGAAAACTAAGTTCTTTTCTCAAGAAGTTATTAAAAAAGAGTTTAAAGATCATATAGGGAATATTCATACAGCTATAATCTTTGGAAATCTAAATGAAATAAATCATGTTAAATTTCATACAATTAGACCAGATATAAAAATATTTTTAAATGATAATAAATTAAGTTCTATGTTAAAAACTATAAACTTTTTACAGAGTAAAGGTGGAGTTCTAATATTTTTAGATAGTCAAGGTAAAAATAAAGAGTTAGAAAAAAATTATGGTATTGGTGCTCAAATTTTAAATACACTAAATATTAAGAAAGTTAAACTAATGACAAGTGGAGGTAAACACTTGTTTGTAGGATTGCAAGGATTTGGATTAGAAATTGTTGAAGAGATTCAAATAGAAGAATAA
- a CDS encoding LPP20 family lipoprotein: protein MFIFIGCTNKVDITKENLQYPNWYITPPQNTDINLYGVGMGFSHNEAIQNALENLSSRLLVTISSDITISSKSYRDFREYTQKTVTQDIKSEIEKLSLQNYIIEDSSLFDRQIIVLVSINKSKLFDSLKKEIDFLYKEFYLLKSQSIDSLILYIKYKKLLEIFYKNYNKAQILSSFLNDNDKYIKVIEELKILESNLQNDMEFFISSDNNSKKFEDTLKDILVREGFKVVEANIKNKNIYELNLSSKSSESNSYGLYIIENILNIKIINSKNNQILSNTIQLKGASSNNFDDARLNLLQKLQKEKEEVSILPF, encoded by the coding sequence ATGTTTATATTTATAGGTTGTACTAACAAAGTTGATATTACAAAAGAAAATTTACAATACCCAAATTGGTATATAACTCCTCCTCAAAATACAGATATAAATCTATATGGAGTTGGAATGGGATTTAGTCATAACGAAGCAATTCAAAATGCTTTAGAAAACTTATCATCACGTCTATTAGTAACTATTAGTTCAGATATAACAATTTCATCAAAATCTTATAGAGACTTTAGAGAATATACTCAAAAAACTGTAACACAAGATATAAAAAGTGAGATTGAAAAGTTAAGTTTACAAAATTATATAATAGAAGATTCCTCTTTATTTGATAGACAAATTATAGTTTTAGTTAGTATTAATAAGTCTAAATTATTTGATTCTTTGAAAAAAGAAATAGATTTTTTATATAAAGAGTTTTATTTACTTAAAAGCCAAAGTATTGATTCTTTAATTTTATATATTAAATATAAAAAGTTATTAGAAATTTTTTATAAAAACTATAATAAAGCTCAAATTTTATCATCTTTTTTAAATGACAATGATAAATATATAAAAGTAATTGAAGAACTAAAGATTTTAGAATCTAATCTACAAAATGATATGGAATTTTTTATAAGTTCTGATAATAATTCAAAAAAATTTGAAGATACTTTAAAAGATATTTTAGTAAGAGAAGGATTCAAAGTTGTAGAAGCAAATATAAAAAATAAAAATATTTATGAACTAAATTTAAGTTCAAAATCTTCAGAAAGTAACTCTTATGGTCTTTATATTATAGAGAATATTTTAAATATAAAAATTATAAATAGTAAAAATAATCAGATTCTAAGTAATACAATTCAATTAAAAGGAGCATCTTCTAATAATTTTGATGATGCAAGATTAAATTTACTACAAAAGCTTCAAAAAGAGAAAGAAGAGGTAAGTATTTTACCGTTTTAA
- a CDS encoding tetratricopeptide repeat protein, with amino-acid sequence MKIVLIPILLIFILSGCSQKVLITATKPALVDRASKTKKIAVLKFENDNDISLGSKIESALYKVEVDDKPYFTVISKDRDNILNEQKFQYSGLANKNNSVEVGELLGAQALITGKIDNADVQKDYYYERRYRCIDIYCYRQQEYFVQCTNARYSLKANISMIDVEKGDVIYTNNYFENTSYRSCLDYGGGLPSKSAVFDYLSNNIVNEFLPNISPTEEKYYIKIFEDPQIKYTKEQEVLLKNGLEYLKHNHLDRAEEIFSQLLNSTNDRCYLAAYNLGVIKESKGEYQNAKELYTLSDKLIEKPDKAIIESINRINTQITNHKKLEEQINIKK; translated from the coding sequence ATGAAAATAGTTTTAATACCTATACTACTAATATTTATATTATCAGGATGTAGTCAAAAAGTTTTAATAACAGCTACTAAACCAGCTTTAGTCGATAGAGCTTCAAAAACTAAAAAAATAGCAGTTTTAAAATTTGAGAATGACAATGATATATCATTAGGATCGAAAATAGAGTCAGCTTTATATAAAGTAGAAGTAGATGATAAGCCATATTTTACTGTTATTAGTAAAGATAGAGATAATATTTTAAATGAACAAAAATTTCAATATTCTGGTTTAGCAAATAAAAATAATAGTGTAGAAGTAGGTGAACTTTTAGGTGCACAAGCACTTATAACTGGAAAAATAGATAATGCAGATGTTCAAAAAGATTATTACTATGAAAGAAGATATAGATGTATAGATATATATTGTTATAGACAACAAGAATATTTTGTACAGTGTACAAATGCAAGATACTCTTTAAAAGCTAATATATCAATGATTGATGTAGAAAAAGGTGATGTTATTTATACAAATAATTACTTTGAAAATACAAGTTATAGATCTTGTTTAGATTATGGTGGAGGATTACCTTCTAAAAGTGCAGTATTTGATTATTTATCTAATAATATTGTAAATGAGTTTTTACCAAATATATCTCCAACTGAAGAAAAATATTATATAAAAATATTTGAGGATCCTCAAATAAAATATACAAAAGAACAAGAAGTACTTTTAAAAAATGGTTTAGAATATCTAAAACATAACCATTTAGATAGAGCAGAAGAGATTTTTAGTCAACTTTTAAATTCTACAAATGATAGGTGCTATTTAGCAGCTTATAATTTAGGAGTTATTAAAGAGAGTAAAGGAGAATATCAGAATGCAAAAGAGTTATATACTCTATCTGATAAATTAATAGAAAAACCAGATAAAGCAATAATTGAATCAATTAATAGGATTAATACACAAATTACAAATCATAAAAAATTAGAAGAGCAAATAAATATAAAAAAATGA